In Zingiber officinale cultivar Zhangliang chromosome 3B, Zo_v1.1, whole genome shotgun sequence, a single window of DNA contains:
- the LOC121968609 gene encoding glycine-rich cell wall structural protein 2-like yields MANRARVKLWAVAFIALVSFQLALAARSLTGTAAGGGGGGGGGGGGGRGGSDRGSGYGSGSGSGYGEGVGGGSAGGYGRGGGGGGGGGEGGGDGSGSGSGSGYGSGYGEGAGGGNAGGYGKGGGGGGGGGEGGGAGSGSGYGRGSGSGYGEGGGAGNAGGYGKGGGGGGGGGEGGGVGSGSGYGRGSGSGYGEGGGAGNAGGYGKGGGGGGGGGGGEGGGDGSGYGSGQGHGSGYGSGAGGAQGGGYGHGGGGGGGGGMGSGGGTGSGYGSGYGSGYGGGGGNGNN; encoded by the coding sequence ATGGCTAATAGAGCTCGCGTTAAGCTTTGGGCTGTTGCCTTCATCGCCCTTGTGAGCTTCCAGCTTGCGTTGGCAGCTAGATCGCTCACTGGGACTGCCGCAGGAGGCGGCGGTGGAGGTGGAGGAGGTGGCGGAGGAGGACGTGGAGGATCTGACCGTGGGTCCGGATATGGATCCGGCTCCGGCTCTGGATATGGTGAGGGTGTCGGTGGTGGGAGCGCTGGAGGGTACGGTAGAGGAGGAGGCGGAGGCGGTGGCGGAGGAGAAGGAGGCGGCGATGGCTCTGGCTCCGGGTCCGGCAGCGGTTATGGATCGGGATACGGTGAGGGCGCTGGAGGAGGAAACGCCGGAGGGTATGGgaaaggcggcggcggcggcggcggtggggGAGAAGGGGGAGGTGCAGGATCCGGCTCTGGTTACGGACGAGGATCTGGATCGGGTTACGGTGAGGGCGGCGGGGCTGGTAATGCGGGAGGATATGGgaaaggcggcggcggcggtggcggtGGGGGAGAAGGGGGAGGTGTAGGCTCCGGCTCTGGTTACGGGCGAGGGTCTGGATCTGGTTACGGTGAGGGCGGTGGGGCTGGTAATGCGGGAGGATATGGGAAAGGCGGCGGTGGCGGAGGTGGCGGTGGAGGAGGAGAGGGCGGCGGTGATGGGTCGGGATACGGATCCGGGCAGGGGCATGGATCCGGATATGGCTCCGGCGCGGGTGGTGCACAGGGCGGTGGATACGGTCATGGAGGAGGCGGTGGAGGCGGCGGCGGTATGGGATCGGGTGGCGGCACTGGCTCTGGCTACGGGTCTGGGTATGGTTCTGgatacggcggcggcggcggcaacggcaacaattag